The Pseudoalteromonas rubra region CACAGTGGCAAAAAGTCAGCCTCCCACCTTTATACAAACTCAAAACCCAGAATAGCCCTACTGAACAAATTTTACTCGTTTCTCTAATCGCGCCACAGTTAAAAAAGCACAAAACAAACAATAATTTAACAATAAAAGTTTACAACCTAGTTCTGACCCTGTTATAAATACATATAACAATAAAATAAAATAACCTTAAAAAACATATTGTTGAAGCATTTACCATAAAACCATGTAGAAAATGTGAACCACAAAATTAAAACTTAAATAAAACATTTAAAAAACACAAGTTAACAGGATTGACAGGTACATTAACAAGTCTCCATAATAGCGTTTAATGCAAAAGCAGTATTTCAACCAACTCAAAGTGCAATATTATGGATTTTCAGCTTTCCGACTATCAAACCGAGTTATACGATTCCGCGCTTCGCTTTGCTTCAGAGGTGCTCGACAAGGATGCGCACCAGCGTCAGCGCAATCATCACTTCGCACCTGAGCTTTGGCTGCAGGCTGCCCAATTTGGCTTCACCGGGCTGGCAGTAGACGAAACCTATGGCGGTGCAGATCTGGGGGCACTCAACACCATGTTAATGGTAGAGGCACTGGGCAAAGGCAGCCGCGATCTCGGTTTATCATTCTCCCTGTGTGCTCATCTGTTTGCCTGCGTGATGCCCCTCGCACGTTTCGCTAGTGACCAATTGAAGCGGGACTTTCTTGAACCACTGGTTGCGGGAAAATTGATCGCAGCCAATGCGGCTACCGAACCTGGTGCTGGCTCAGATATCTACAGTATGAAAACGACTGCCGTCAAAGAAGCGGGTGGCTACCGGCTTAATGGCCAGAAAACCTACATCACCAATGCGCCTGTTGCCGACGTGTTCGTGGCCTACGCACGAACCAATCCCGACCACGGTTTTATGGGGGTGTCCGCTTTCATCATTCCCAAGGACACGCCTGGGCTGTCAACTGGTGCCAGTCAATCTAAAGACTGTCTGGCC contains the following coding sequences:
- a CDS encoding acyl-CoA dehydrogenase family protein, with product MDFQLSDYQTELYDSALRFASEVLDKDAHQRQRNHHFAPELWLQAAQFGFTGLAVDETYGGADLGALNTMLMVEALGKGSRDLGLSFSLCAHLFACVMPLARFASDQLKRDFLEPLVAGKLIAANAATEPGAGSDIYSMKTTAVKEAGGYRLNGQKTYITNAPVADVFVAYARTNPDHGFMGVSAFIIPKDTPGLSTGASQSKDCLASCPMGDVFFDNVFVNESQRIGFEGAGGAIFHDSMIWEKGCLFALFVGALDRLLESTLNYATERKQFGKKIGHFQSVSNRIIDIKLRLEQCRLMLYRAGWKYDQGQDAEIDIAMSKLLISDYAVQSSLDAIATFGGAAIDADMGIVQVLLDTLPSRIFSGTNDIQREIIARKLGLRGA